A genome region from Bombilactobacillus bombi includes the following:
- the nrdE gene encoding class 1b ribonucleoside-diphosphate reductase subunit alpha — protein sequence MSLNNLDISKVTYFKLNNELNIPVDGHIPLNRDQAALAAFFEENVEPNTKIADNLQEHLQNLIAKDYLESDFLKEYPFDFIQSLYDFLKAQNFRFKSFMAAYKFYNQYAMKTSDGSYYLENYELRVLFNALYFAGGDQQLAQQLADEMIHQRYQPATPSFLNAGKKRRGEFVSCFLIQITDDMNSIGRAINSALQLSRIGGGVGLTLSNLREAGSPIKGIKGASSGVLPVMKLLEDSFSYSNQLGQRQGAGAVYLNVFHPDIMDFLSAKKENADEKIRVKTLSLGVIVPDKFYELVKQDAEMYLFSPYDVERIYGVPFSYVDITKEYDQMVANPNITKYPIKARDVELEISKLQQESGYPYILNIDTVNRTNPIAGKVIMSNLCSEIQQVQVPSELNDRQEYLKMGTDVSCNLGSTNIPNLMASPNFGDSVRTMTRALTFVSDHSNIEAVPTIKKGNQLSHAIGLGAMGLHTYLAINHIEYGSPAALEFTSVYFMLLNYWTLVESNNIARERQETFANFDKSKYADGSYFFQYRHHDFRPQNQQVQKLFHNIFIPSPEDWQKLQKKIQQDGLYNAYRLAVAPTGSISYIDDTSASLQPITWLVEERQEKKNGKLYYPAPHLSNNTISYYKSAYDTDMRQVIDTYAAAQRHVDQGMSLTLFVRSSIPEGLYEWKTPEEEGKQTTRDLTILRNYAYYKGIKSLYYVRTFTDDSGEIGVNECESCTI from the coding sequence TTGAGTCTAAACAATCTCGACATATCCAAAGTCACATACTTTAAGTTAAATAATGAATTAAATATTCCAGTGGATGGCCACATTCCTCTTAATCGCGATCAAGCTGCTTTAGCAGCTTTTTTTGAGGAAAACGTTGAGCCCAACACTAAAATCGCTGATAATCTTCAAGAGCATTTACAAAATTTAATTGCCAAAGATTATTTAGAATCGGACTTTTTAAAAGAATATCCTTTCGACTTCATCCAGTCATTATATGATTTTCTCAAAGCCCAAAATTTCCGTTTCAAATCTTTCATGGCTGCTTATAAATTTTACAACCAGTATGCCATGAAAACTAGTGATGGCAGTTATTATTTGGAAAATTACGAACTGCGCGTTTTGTTTAATGCCCTATACTTTGCTGGTGGTGATCAACAATTAGCACAACAATTAGCAGATGAAATGATTCATCAACGGTATCAACCTGCTACACCCTCATTTTTAAATGCTGGTAAAAAACGACGCGGCGAATTTGTATCCTGCTTTTTAATCCAAATCACCGATGACATGAACTCTATCGGTCGTGCCATCAATAGTGCTTTACAATTGTCGCGGATTGGTGGCGGAGTAGGCTTAACTTTATCTAATTTGCGTGAAGCGGGCTCTCCTATCAAAGGAATCAAGGGCGCATCAAGTGGTGTCTTACCTGTTATGAAATTACTAGAAGACAGTTTCAGTTACAGTAATCAACTAGGGCAACGTCAAGGTGCTGGGGCGGTTTATTTAAACGTCTTTCATCCTGATATCATGGACTTTTTATCTGCTAAAAAAGAAAATGCTGACGAAAAGATTCGGGTGAAAACCCTTTCTCTAGGTGTTATTGTCCCTGACAAATTTTACGAATTAGTCAAACAAGATGCTGAAATGTATTTATTCAGTCCTTACGATGTTGAGCGGATTTATGGTGTACCCTTCTCTTATGTGGATATTACCAAAGAATATGACCAAATGGTTGCTAATCCCAATATTACCAAATATCCAATTAAAGCTCGGGACGTCGAATTAGAAATCAGTAAATTACAGCAAGAATCAGGTTATCCTTATATTTTAAACATTGATACTGTTAATCGCACCAATCCAATTGCTGGTAAAGTTATTATGAGTAATCTTTGTTCAGAAATACAACAAGTTCAAGTACCATCTGAATTAAATGATCGGCAAGAATATCTCAAAATGGGAACTGATGTCAGCTGTAATCTCGGTTCAACTAATATTCCTAACTTAATGGCAAGTCCTAATTTTGGTGATTCTGTCCGCACAATGACAAGAGCTTTAACGTTTGTCTCAGATCACTCTAATATTGAGGCTGTGCCTACTATCAAAAAAGGTAATCAATTAAGTCATGCAATTGGTTTAGGTGCTATGGGCTTACACACTTATTTAGCTATTAACCATATTGAATATGGCTCGCCGGCAGCTTTGGAATTTACGAGCGTTTATTTCATGTTGCTTAATTATTGGACCTTGGTAGAAAGTAATAACATTGCTCGAGAACGGCAAGAAACTTTTGCGAATTTTGACAAATCTAAGTATGCTGACGGTTCTTACTTTTTCCAATATCGTCATCATGATTTTCGTCCGCAAAATCAACAAGTCCAAAAACTATTTCATAATATCTTTATTCCGAGCCCTGAAGATTGGCAAAAACTTCAAAAAAAGATTCAACAAGATGGTTTGTACAATGCTTACCGCTTAGCTGTGGCTCCTACAGGTTCGATTTCTTACATTGATGACACAAGTGCAAGTTTGCAGCCGATTACCTGGTTAGTTGAAGAACGCCAAGAAAAGAAAAACGGTAAACTCTATTATCCAGCTCCGCATTTAAGCAATAATACTATTTCTTATTACAAATCTGCTTATGATACAGACATGCGCCAAGTGATTGATACTTATGCTGCTGCACAACGACACGTTGATCAGGGCATGAGCTTAACTTTATTTGTACGTTCTTCCATACCTGAAGGGCTTTACGAGTG
- a CDS encoding DUF2187 domain-containing protein — MKISAINVGDKLQGKVQEDMEHPFIGTVEKVYSNSALLTIDDYDPKDSDNVAELNHKIIVNVNSLKKLKDNNTPDKSTTTK, encoded by the coding sequence ATGAAGATTTCTGCAATTAATGTTGGTGATAAGCTTCAAGGTAAAGTTCAAGAAGACATGGAACATCCTTTTATCGGTACAGTTGAAAAAGTATATAGTAATTCTGCATTATTGACAATTGATGATTATGATCCAAAAGATAGTGACAATGTAGCGGAATTGAATCACAAAATTATCGTTAACGTAAACTCACTTAAAAAGCTTAAAGACAACAATACTCCAGATAAAAGTACCACAACCAAATAG
- a CDS encoding C40 family peptidase, whose product MVSKKQITSFIAASVIGISALGAFNSSNHTQEVQAAVAGQAVTVNANGGQVALRVSPDDNAAATGQNVADNTAWSVVSVATDAKGQVWYNLASSAWIKSSDVVDTNAQAQKLIDTAKAQIGKPYSWGAKGPSAFDCSGLMHYVYQQALGKEIGGYTVAQEGAGQSVAINDMKPGDLVFWGSHGSTYHVALYVGNNQYIDAPKPGQNVDVHTISSYFMPSFGVRVL is encoded by the coding sequence ATGGTTTCTAAAAAGCAAATTACCAGTTTCATCGCAGCTAGTGTTATCGGAATTTCAGCTTTGGGTGCTTTTAATTCCAGCAATCATACTCAAGAAGTGCAGGCTGCTGTTGCAGGACAAGCAGTAACTGTTAATGCTAACGGTGGTCAAGTTGCTTTACGGGTTAGCCCAGACGATAATGCTGCTGCAACTGGTCAAAATGTTGCTGATAATACAGCTTGGTCTGTTGTTAGTGTTGCAACAGATGCTAAAGGTCAGGTTTGGTATAATTTGGCTAGCAGTGCATGGATTAAGAGCAGTGATGTAGTTGACACAAATGCACAAGCACAAAAATTAATTGATACTGCTAAAGCTCAAATAGGCAAGCCATATTCTTGGGGTGCTAAAGGACCAAGCGCTTTTGATTGCTCTGGTTTAATGCATTATGTATATCAACAAGCTTTAGGTAAAGAAATCGGTGGCTATACTGTAGCACAAGAAGGCGCTGGTCAGAGTGTTGCTATTAATGATATGAAGCCAGGAGATTTAGTGTTCTGGGGTTCACATGGTTCTACTTATCATGTAGCTTTATATGTAGGTAATAACCAGTATATCGATGCACCTAAACCTGGTCAAAATGTTGATGTTCACACAATTTCTAGTTACTTCATGCCATCATTTGGTGTGCGGGTGCTTTAA
- a CDS encoding cold-shock protein, which translates to MEQGTVKWFNGDKGYGFITRDNGDDLFVHFSAIQSDGYKTLNDGQHVTFDVEESDRGPQAVNVVAE; encoded by the coding sequence ATGGAACAAGGAACAGTTAAATGGTTTAATGGTGACAAGGGTTATGGTTTTATTACACGCGATAACGGTGACGATTTATTCGTTCATTTTTCTGCTATCCAAAGTGATGGTTACAAGACTTTGAACGATGGTCAACATGTTACTTTTGATGTTGAAGAAAGTGATCGTGGACCACAAGCAGTTAACGTTGTTGCTGAATAA
- a CDS encoding guanylate kinase, with product MKKLFILTGASGVGKTTVSRYLLQKHHIPAIITHTTRPQRLGEVDGVDYYFETPTSFAQNNYLEQVQYAGYLYGSSVEGLNKSWAKNDWVSIVLDTAGAITYKQHYPKETVIIFLTMDIKELYQRLQLRSDDQQALKQRLNSPEFQRDLHLPPDLKNQAYVINNDNWLQTQKRLDQLIQRLKTISHHKK from the coding sequence ATGAAAAAATTATTTATTTTAACTGGAGCCAGTGGCGTCGGTAAAACTACAGTAAGCCGTTATTTACTGCAAAAACATCATATACCGGCCATAATTACACATACAACGCGCCCTCAGCGTCTGGGTGAAGTAGATGGAGTAGATTATTATTTTGAAACACCAACTAGTTTTGCTCAGAACAATTATTTAGAACAAGTTCAGTATGCCGGTTATCTTTATGGTTCTTCTGTTGAAGGACTAAACAAAAGTTGGGCTAAAAATGATTGGGTCAGTATTGTCTTAGATACAGCAGGGGCTATTACCTATAAACAACACTATCCTAAAGAGACAGTTATAATTTTTTTGACAATGGATATAAAGGAGTTATACCAGCGTCTTCAACTTCGTTCTGATGATCAACAAGCCCTTAAGCAACGCTTAAACAGTCCAGAATTTCAGCGGGATTTACATTTGCCTCCAGACTTGAAAAATCAAGCCTATGTCATTAATAATGATAACTGGCTGCAGACACAAAAGCGCTTAGATCAATTGATACAAAGACTAAAAACTATTTCTCATCATAAAAAATGA
- a CDS encoding SOS response-associated peptidase: MCGRYMFEPQASPEMQKIYELACQGGTPPKTGEVFPTDLTAVVINQQEKVSVTTMTWGFPGFKNGQSIINARAETLEQKPMFARPFQLQRAVYPTTGFFEWNKQKEKYWFNYSQQTQPLYLAGFYDYFEHRPRGIIITTTPNESVATVHNRMPLLLRKNQISSWLKNLNFARQLLQQTAPALTAVLSSSKN; encoded by the coding sequence ATGTGCGGTCGGTATATGTTTGAACCTCAAGCTAGTCCAGAAATGCAAAAAATTTACGAATTAGCTTGCCAAGGAGGAACACCACCTAAAACAGGAGAAGTGTTTCCCACTGATTTAACAGCTGTGGTGATTAATCAACAGGAAAAAGTTAGCGTAACTACGATGACTTGGGGATTTCCTGGTTTTAAGAATGGGCAATCTATTATTAATGCTCGTGCCGAAACGCTGGAGCAAAAGCCAATGTTTGCCAGACCTTTTCAATTGCAACGAGCCGTTTATCCAACAACGGGATTTTTTGAATGGAATAAGCAAAAAGAAAAATATTGGTTTAATTATTCCCAGCAAACACAGCCTTTATATTTAGCAGGATTCTATGATTATTTTGAGCATCGTCCCCGAGGAATTATTATTACCACAACTCCCAACGAATCGGTAGCGACGGTTCATAATCGTATGCCATTGTTACTGCGTAAAAATCAAATTTCTAGTTGGTTAAAAAATTTAAACTTTGCGCGGCAATTATTACAGCAGACGGCACCTGCGTTAACTGCTGTTCTATCATCTTCAAAAAACTAG
- the nrdI gene encoding class Ib ribonucleoside-diphosphate reductase assembly flavoprotein NrdI, which translates to MKIAFYSITGQTRRFIQKTGLKAYEINDADPDHEMGAPYILVVPAYDDDMMDAVIDFLGYQSNTRNLVGVAGGGNRNFNELYIHTAKDIAHGLQVPVVFDFEFNGTDNDVKNFQKVVEEFESKQSRHIQSHIL; encoded by the coding sequence ATGAAAATTGCTTTTTATTCAATTACTGGACAAACACGACGCTTTATTCAAAAAACTGGTCTGAAAGCCTATGAAATCAATGATGCTGATCCTGATCATGAAATGGGTGCACCTTATATTTTAGTAGTACCTGCCTATGATGATGATATGATGGATGCAGTGATTGATTTTTTAGGTTATCAATCTAACACACGTAACTTAGTTGGTGTTGCAGGTGGCGGCAATCGTAACTTTAACGAACTATATATTCATACTGCTAAAGATATTGCTCATGGCTTGCAGGTACCAGTTGTTTTTGATTTTGAATTTAATGGTACTGACAATGATGTCAAAAATTTCCAGAAAGTAGTTGAAGAATTTGAGTCTAAACAATCTCGACATATCCAAAGTCACATACTTTAA
- a CDS encoding LVIS_2131 family protein has translation MHLNWNLLGLAVWLIIIVAIVAVIFNIRKRHLKMIVVHKKRHSLSNSLLDIIEVGAILLAIGTMFYLTFLNKVSVKDTQRVYLTYEVKPLVMQTKDAQGFYVQAKEAQGKNIMQYYTYWVKGARFTVPGNNASISDGHQPISLNAKNYPWPHTEKYDKKYQYAYVMTMIARYKNNVTNGLGLHAGNVATDYSLIRVPSSTFVNIIK, from the coding sequence ATGCATTTAAATTGGAATCTTTTAGGACTGGCCGTGTGGCTGATAATTATCGTTGCGATTGTTGCGGTTATTTTTAACATTCGTAAGCGCCATTTAAAAATGATTGTTGTGCACAAAAAGCGTCATTCTTTGTCTAATAGTTTGTTAGATATTATAGAAGTTGGAGCCATCTTACTGGCAATTGGAACGATGTTTTATCTGACCTTTTTAAATAAAGTTAGTGTCAAAGATACCCAACGAGTTTACTTAACTTATGAAGTTAAGCCCTTAGTTATGCAAACTAAAGACGCTCAGGGATTTTATGTACAAGCCAAAGAAGCCCAAGGGAAAAACATTATGCAATATTACACTTACTGGGTAAAAGGAGCGCGCTTCACTGTCCCTGGAAACAATGCTTCAATCTCTGACGGCCATCAACCGATTAGTTTAAATGCTAAGAATTACCCTTGGCCGCATACAGAAAAGTACGATAAGAAGTATCAGTATGCATACGTAATGACAATGATAGCTCGTTATAAAAATAATGTTACCAATGGTTTGGGGTTACATGCGGGTAATGTAGCTACAGATTATTCTTTAATCCGCGTACCTTCAAGTACCTTTGTTAATATCATCAAGTAA
- the pnuC gene encoding nicotinamide riboside transporter PnuC yields the protein MQGANENYFKWLFKQLKGWPQQNYYLFWFSLGCQIMTLVDHPITPVAIITFIGTTLGVLCVLAINATKAVNGWLGLLSAACFIYVGFEAKNYLSMFEQLAYVLTLDIPILISVRTWNDDTKNHLKKFSSKEWIISIIFTLVVWALSAYLIGHLTNDPRPIYDGMAFAISLTGGIVCFLRYNNQYFWWLTSGIAQLILWAITFKQGDASLGMAINSSVYVVNDILAFTVSPWFNTGRRRLGLKEIK from the coding sequence TTGCAAGGTGCAAATGAGAATTATTTTAAGTGGTTATTTAAACAACTGAAAGGTTGGCCACAACAAAACTATTATCTGTTTTGGTTTTCTTTAGGTTGTCAAATTATGACTTTGGTTGACCATCCAATTACACCAGTAGCGATTATCACTTTTATTGGTACTACTTTAGGTGTTTTATGCGTACTAGCAATTAATGCTACAAAGGCAGTCAATGGCTGGTTAGGTTTATTAAGTGCTGCTTGTTTTATTTACGTCGGTTTTGAAGCTAAAAATTATCTTTCCATGTTCGAACAATTAGCTTATGTTTTAACATTAGATATTCCCATTTTAATTAGCGTGCGGACTTGGAATGACGATACTAAAAATCATCTCAAAAAATTCTCATCCAAAGAATGGATTATCTCTATCATCTTTACGCTTGTAGTTTGGGCACTAAGTGCTTATCTGATTGGACATCTAACCAATGATCCACGACCAATTTATGATGGTATGGCATTTGCTATCAGTTTAACTGGTGGTATTGTTTGCTTCTTGCGTTATAATAATCAATACTTCTGGTGGTTAACTTCTGGAATCGCACAATTGATTCTGTGGGCTATTACCTTTAAACAAGGAGACGCTAGCCTAGGAATGGCTATTAACTCCAGTGTCTACGTCGTGAATGATATCTTGGCATTTACAGTTAGTCCTTGGTTTAATACCGGACGGCGTCGTCTAGGTTTGAAAGAAATCAAATAA
- a CDS encoding MFS transporter, whose amino-acid sequence MKKLNNFKMQVFVLVMTGFILGCSEFVIVGVLNDIARDLHTSVAAVGYLVTIFALVYAVSTPIIATAIGRYNLYYSMTILMLIFIAGNVMSAVANNFFWLAISRIITALVSGVIVSIAMTFANAIATPAKRPRLIAGIYSGFSIASVLGVPLGTWISIHWKWQAAFGVIVVVSILALVIMLLALPNDIVPPSSKMKQQLKIFTDRRILVGMFLPLFNLAGFYPLYTYLRPILSSQLHFNANSITIILFLYGITSIISNQISGWLAERDGLTYMSKIYGVLIVILLVFPFLLVWRWLSVGVILLIGIAMYLVSSPIAIFYLDIAQQDYPQSILLASSINSIFSNFGIAVGSATGSFLVANVGLSSVGPSGALYILIAILIVIFINKFAQKNN is encoded by the coding sequence ATGAAAAAGCTAAACAATTTTAAGATGCAAGTTTTTGTTTTGGTAATGACAGGTTTTATTCTAGGCTGTAGTGAATTTGTTATAGTTGGTGTCTTAAATGATATTGCACGTGATTTACATACATCTGTGGCCGCTGTAGGATATTTAGTAACAATTTTTGCGCTGGTTTATGCTGTAAGTACACCGATTATTGCTACGGCAATTGGTCGATATAATTTGTATTATTCCATGACAATTTTAATGTTGATTTTTATTGCAGGTAATGTAATGAGTGCAGTAGCCAATAATTTTTTTTGGTTAGCAATTTCGCGAATTATAACAGCTTTAGTATCGGGAGTAATTGTCTCTATTGCTATGACTTTTGCTAATGCAATTGCCACTCCAGCTAAGCGCCCACGTTTAATTGCTGGTATTTATTCTGGCTTCAGCATTGCTTCTGTCTTAGGGGTACCTTTAGGAACATGGATCAGTATTCACTGGAAGTGGCAAGCAGCTTTTGGTGTGATTGTAGTAGTTAGTATATTGGCTTTGGTTATTATGTTATTAGCACTACCTAATGATATTGTGCCGCCGAGCAGTAAAATGAAGCAACAATTAAAAATCTTTACCGATCGCCGGATTTTAGTAGGGATGTTTTTGCCCTTGTTTAATCTTGCAGGCTTTTATCCGCTGTATACTTATTTGCGGCCCATTTTATCGTCACAACTTCACTTTAACGCCAATAGCATCACAATTATCTTATTTTTATATGGGATTACTTCAATTATTAGTAATCAAATTAGTGGTTGGCTGGCCGAACGGGATGGCTTAACTTATATGTCTAAAATTTACGGAGTTTTGATAGTAATATTATTAGTATTTCCCTTTTTATTAGTATGGCGCTGGCTCAGTGTGGGAGTGATTTTGTTAATTGGAATAGCCATGTATCTAGTGAGTTCGCCAATTGCTATCTTTTATTTGGATATTGCGCAACAAGATTATCCACAATCAATTTTACTAGCATCCTCCATTAATTCGATTTTTTCTAATTTTGGGATTGCTGTGGGTTCAGCTACTGGGAGTTTTTTAGTAGCTAATGTAGGACTTAGCTCCGTAGGACCAAGTGGGGCTTTATATATTTTAATTGCTATTTTGATTGTAATCTTTATTAATAAATTTGCTCAGAAAAATAATTAA
- the nrdH gene encoding glutaredoxin-like protein NrdH → MKNPITVFTKNGCIQCKMTKRFLNEHNVHFEERNINNQPQYLDYLKQQGFQSVPVVMAADNNPIVGFRPDELKELTH, encoded by the coding sequence ATGAAAAATCCAATTACAGTTTTTACTAAAAATGGTTGTATCCAATGTAAAATGACCAAAAGATTTTTAAACGAACATAACGTTCATTTTGAAGAACGCAATATTAATAATCAACCCCAATATCTTGATTATCTTAAGCAACAAGGATTTCAAAGTGTGCCTGTAGTAATGGCTGCTGATAACAATCCAATTGTTGGTTTTCGTCCTGACGAGTTAAAGGAGCTCACACATTAA